A region of uncultured Anaeromusa sp. DNA encodes the following proteins:
- a CDS encoding glycyl-radical enzyme activating protein → MKACNVFQIQRLSVNDGDGIRSTVFFKGCPLRCRWCANPESWSPHPELMFLAHKCTHCRQCISHCPAGAIFPEENQVRFASSLCEQCFTCVSVCPNKARQKMGESQSIDFLMQQIKKDFLFYLESGGGVTFSGGEPFYQEEALRALVNQCQSLGIATAVESCAQFNFTNCKDIIQKLDHIFFDLKVMDTTKHRFFTGIDNTTILQNIKAASDCNDNIVIRVPAIREVNIDDENIEQLSRFLLQQTRIRKIELLPYHTLGKEKIEALGLLFTNFTTPTADELQGIKEKLTCKGLEVVSYS, encoded by the coding sequence ATGAAAGCATGTAACGTCTTTCAAATCCAACGCTTATCGGTCAACGACGGCGACGGCATCCGCAGCACTGTATTTTTCAAAGGGTGCCCGCTGCGTTGCCGTTGGTGCGCAAACCCAGAGTCTTGGTCCCCTCATCCAGAATTAATGTTTCTAGCCCACAAATGTACACACTGCCGACAGTGTATTTCTCACTGTCCTGCTGGTGCAATTTTCCCGGAAGAAAATCAGGTTCGCTTTGCGTCTTCCCTCTGTGAACAGTGCTTTACCTGCGTTTCCGTTTGCCCCAATAAAGCACGCCAGAAAATGGGCGAAAGTCAGAGTATTGATTTTCTAATGCAGCAAATAAAAAAAGACTTTCTTTTTTATCTGGAATCTGGGGGCGGCGTCACTTTTTCCGGGGGAGAACCCTTTTATCAAGAAGAAGCTTTGCGCGCATTAGTAAACCAATGCCAAAGCCTCGGCATAGCTACAGCCGTCGAAAGCTGCGCTCAATTCAACTTCACTAACTGCAAAGATATTATTCAAAAACTAGATCATATCTTTTTTGACCTCAAGGTAATGGATACTACTAAGCATCGCTTCTTCACCGGAATAGACAATACAACCATTCTGCAGAACATCAAAGCGGCTTCCGATTGCAACGACAACATCGTCATTCGCGTACCTGCAATCCGCGAAGTCAATATTGACGATGAAAACATCGAGCAGTTAAGCCGCTTTTTGCTTCAGCAAACACGAATCCGAAAAATTGAACTCCTCCCCTATCACACACTGGGAAAAGAAAAAATAGAAGCCCTCGGCCTTCTATTTACCAACTTTACAACGCCCACAGCTGACGAATTACAGGGGATAAAAGAAAAACTCACTTGCAAGGGATTAGAAGTTGTCAGTTATTCTTAA
- a CDS encoding methyl-accepting chemotaxis protein — MVMKVRRIFQPGIFIMSRFRLMAKFLMVSLILVVLLSVALFQFFSGNYASKDFSQREVYGVEYAQLSQRLTRHIQEYWFLQKEGAANLVEADLIELKKLDQTYEHVLDSSQENKQVSKNIQECEALWHKVEKGNANSYATLSAALTTLHTNISDNSNLTLDPDLDSYYCMDVVMFRSLAIAESLYKIREIVAAQPPEGLAYSERKKLIALSSQLAILVDTVNTDMQTGSEFNEAKGQSILKDIVVPIKDFTKIQSKFLKKLDEELEKEKGYVQLDFPDIDQAISANDQLFTSIGGALWKLCNARVLQYEQQANIVIIAILVSLPILAYVCIALVLSITNAVSIIGENLEKIQNGDLSVHIELHSQDELSSISKGINRMLAHMRDILQRISAQSEGLIIASKELSVSSEQSASLADDVADATSQVSRGIEMLSASTEELNASAGNVEANIEKMALFSEEGRSVAENIKERAETLEGNAHASRTRAVSLYDEMNKSMLRSIDESKIVEEISSMVEVIATISKQTNLLALNAAIEAARAGESGKGFGVVAEEVRKLAEASATAVGEIQSMTQAVQNTISKLVDSSQEILGFINGTVNEDYNSFVKVGEQYKEDAKAFFDTTENISAQLQQVSHEVKEISQVIESVAEVILENSSQAQGISLNTAGVSEKMKSIQSSSVSLEQIAGKMGSLVVQFKL, encoded by the coding sequence ATGGTGATGAAGGTAAGGCGGATTTTTCAACCAGGAATTTTTATTATGAGTCGATTCCGCTTAATGGCTAAGTTTCTGATGGTGAGCTTGATTTTAGTAGTGTTACTGAGCGTCGCGCTCTTTCAGTTTTTTTCGGGGAATTATGCAAGCAAAGATTTTTCACAAAGAGAAGTATATGGGGTTGAGTATGCTCAATTATCTCAACGATTAACTAGGCATATTCAAGAGTATTGGTTTTTGCAAAAAGAAGGTGCGGCTAACCTTGTAGAAGCGGATTTGATCGAGCTGAAAAAGTTAGATCAAACGTATGAACATGTTTTAGATTCTTCTCAAGAAAATAAACAAGTATCAAAGAATATCCAAGAGTGTGAAGCGTTATGGCATAAAGTCGAAAAAGGAAATGCGAATTCATATGCAACGTTGTCAGCGGCGCTTACAACGTTGCATACCAATATCTCTGATAACTCCAATTTAACCCTAGATCCAGACTTGGATTCGTATTATTGTATGGATGTAGTGATGTTTCGCAGCCTTGCTATTGCGGAATCTCTATACAAAATTAGAGAAATTGTAGCAGCTCAGCCGCCGGAAGGATTAGCATACAGTGAGCGGAAAAAACTAATTGCCTTGAGCTCCCAGTTAGCAATCTTGGTTGACACTGTTAATACCGATATGCAAACAGGAAGCGAATTTAATGAAGCGAAAGGTCAAAGTATACTGAAAGACATTGTGGTTCCAATAAAAGATTTCACGAAAATCCAAAGCAAATTTTTAAAGAAACTTGATGAAGAGCTTGAAAAAGAAAAAGGTTATGTTCAATTGGATTTTCCGGACATTGATCAAGCCATTTCCGCGAATGATCAATTATTTACCTCTATAGGAGGAGCTTTGTGGAAATTATGTAATGCGCGTGTACTGCAATACGAGCAGCAGGCGAATATAGTCATTATTGCTATTCTTGTTTCACTGCCTATTTTAGCGTATGTATGTATTGCATTAGTTTTATCCATTACTAATGCTGTTTCTATAATTGGAGAGAATCTAGAAAAAATTCAAAATGGAGATCTGTCGGTACATATTGAACTGCATTCGCAAGATGAATTGAGTAGTATCTCCAAAGGGATTAATCGAATGCTTGCTCACATGAGAGATATTTTGCAAAGAATATCCGCACAGTCAGAAGGGTTGATTATTGCTTCTAAAGAGTTGTCAGTTAGTTCCGAGCAATCAGCATCGTTGGCTGATGATGTAGCAGATGCTACGTCGCAAGTGTCACGAGGGATAGAAATGCTTTCGGCTTCTACGGAAGAATTAAACGCTTCTGCTGGAAATGTGGAAGCTAATATTGAAAAGATGGCTCTTTTTTCCGAAGAAGGACGAAGTGTTGCGGAAAATATCAAAGAGCGTGCAGAAACACTAGAGGGAAATGCGCACGCTTCCAGAACAAGGGCAGTTTCGTTATACGATGAAATGAATAAAAGTATGCTTCGCTCTATTGATGAGTCCAAAATTGTTGAAGAAATATCCTCTATGGTGGAAGTGATTGCAACTATTTCGAAGCAAACTAATTTGTTGGCTCTGAATGCAGCGATTGAAGCGGCGAGAGCTGGAGAAAGCGGCAAAGGATTTGGCGTTGTCGCGGAGGAGGTTCGAAAACTGGCGGAAGCGTCTGCGACGGCGGTAGGAGAGATTCAGTCAATGACGCAAGCTGTCCAAAATACGATATCAAAATTGGTGGACAGCAGCCAAGAGATACTAGGGTTTATCAATGGAACCGTAAATGAAGATTATAACTCCTTTGTTAAAGTAGGAGAACAATATAAGGAAGATGCAAAAGCTTTTTTTGATACGACGGAAAATATTAGCGCTCAATTGCAGCAAGTATCTCATGAAGTAAAAGAGATATCTCAAGTCATTGAATCGGTCGCTGAAGTGATCTTGGAGAATTCGTCACAAGCGCAAGGGATATCGTTGAACACGGCAGGAGTAAGCGAGAAAATGAAGTCGATTCAATCTTCCTCAGTATCGTTGGAACAGATTGCAGGCAAGATGGGAAGTTTGGTGGTTCAGTTTAAACTGTAA
- a CDS encoding slipin family protein has translation MKKFDSFTALVFIVVFVVAQGVATVFSSSHDIVNLWSIVGAFFIAFLVSSSVQIANQWEKVVILRLGKFRALEGPGLFFIIPILETVPYWIDTRVISASFNAEKTLTKDTVPVDVDAVLFWKVLDPQKAALDVADYRSAISWASQTALRDVIGKTMLSNMLEGREQISNELQKIIDERTEPWGVNVISVEIKDVRIPPALEDAMSMQAQAERERQARVILGDSERQVAEKFGEAAKTYANDPIALHLRAMNMLYEGLKDNATIVIVPSSVVDTMQLGSMAGLTALTMGIGQGIARKEPAEEEKKE, from the coding sequence ATGAAAAAGTTTGATTCATTTACCGCATTAGTATTTATTGTGGTTTTTGTCGTTGCCCAAGGAGTAGCTACTGTTTTTTCGAGTTCCCATGACATCGTGAACTTATGGAGTATAGTAGGTGCGTTCTTTATTGCTTTTCTTGTTTCTTCCTCAGTTCAGATTGCAAATCAATGGGAAAAAGTAGTCATCCTACGATTAGGAAAATTCCGCGCTCTCGAAGGGCCTGGTTTGTTTTTCATTATTCCCATTCTCGAAACAGTTCCTTACTGGATTGATACCCGTGTGATTTCGGCTTCCTTTAACGCAGAAAAAACGCTTACCAAAGATACCGTTCCGGTGGATGTTGATGCAGTGCTGTTCTGGAAAGTACTAGACCCCCAAAAAGCGGCTTTGGATGTAGCCGACTATAGGAGCGCAATCAGTTGGGCTTCACAAACGGCTTTACGTGATGTGATCGGCAAAACCATGCTTTCCAATATGCTAGAAGGCCGAGAACAAATCAGCAATGAGTTACAGAAGATCATTGATGAACGCACAGAGCCCTGGGGCGTTAATGTGATTTCCGTAGAAATCAAAGATGTGCGAATCCCGCCTGCATTGGAAGATGCAATGTCGATGCAAGCACAAGCAGAAAGAGAACGTCAAGCTCGAGTCATTCTTGGAGATTCCGAAAGACAAGTAGCAGAAAAATTTGGCGAAGCAGCAAAAACTTATGCTAACGACCCGATTGCGCTTCATTTACGCGCCATGAATATGCTCTACGAAGGGTTAAAAGACAACGCTACTATTGTCATTGTGCCTAGCTCAGTGGTAGACACTATGCAATTAGGCAGTATGGCAGGATTAACCGCCTTGACGATGGGCATAGGCCAAGGAATTGCCCGCAAAGAACCGGCTGAAGAGGAAAAGAAAGAATAA
- a CDS encoding GGDEF domain-containing protein: MGGESWKEGELINAVFDVQMNIYLTLLLVSIAIHACLKLERREQGNPLFLVLLLLTLLILVLETFSVFFSAPEYQRLSGLQRIIEVLGFALAPLLPFCISLYSQQRVFRYDSSRNRKWSRLSLPLLLNLLIAVASYLLSPSLTEVDHGKAKSLLASFSYLATGFYYLVNLLVIYMGRWKVTREEVVVLSLLSAIPLLFSVFQLAHFIWSGVTIALVLNYVYIVHNQAKRDPLTGLANRMAYEEYLAAFQRRTSGNLAAINIDLDDFKRINDSFGHHEGDRALQLFAQELAATFAGKGLAVRLGGDEFLVLLQEERQEVLQQYIAKLKERLDARIKEFQLPYAIHFSYGLTTLDEGYRSVREMVEHSDALMYEKKQGKAGRPRKRPL; the protein is encoded by the coding sequence TTGGGCGGAGAATCTTGGAAAGAGGGTGAGCTTATCAATGCTGTATTTGACGTACAAATGAATATCTATTTGACGTTGCTGTTGGTAAGCATCGCTATTCATGCATGCTTGAAGCTAGAGCGGCGTGAGCAAGGAAATCCTCTCTTCCTGGTTTTATTGTTGCTAACCTTACTGATTTTGGTTCTGGAGACGTTCAGTGTCTTTTTTTCTGCTCCTGAATATCAAAGACTTAGCGGTCTGCAGCGAATCATAGAAGTATTGGGGTTTGCTCTAGCGCCATTGCTTCCTTTTTGCATTTCTTTGTATTCACAACAGCGTGTTTTTCGCTACGATTCATCCCGAAACAGAAAATGGTCACGGTTAAGTCTACCATTGCTTTTGAATTTGCTGATTGCGGTGGCTAGTTATTTGTTGTCTCCTTCACTGACAGAAGTAGACCATGGGAAAGCCAAAAGCCTATTGGCTTCGTTTTCTTATTTGGCTACTGGATTTTACTATTTGGTAAACCTCCTTGTAATTTATATGGGGCGCTGGAAAGTGACGCGAGAAGAAGTGGTGGTATTGAGCCTGCTTTCGGCCATTCCGCTGCTTTTTTCTGTTTTTCAATTGGCTCACTTTATCTGGTCTGGCGTGACGATTGCACTGGTTCTTAATTATGTTTATATTGTTCATAATCAAGCGAAGCGGGACCCGTTGACTGGCTTAGCCAACCGTATGGCTTATGAGGAGTATTTGGCGGCATTTCAGCGAAGGACCAGCGGAAACTTGGCGGCAATCAATATTGACCTGGATGATTTCAAGCGCATTAATGATTCGTTTGGACACCACGAAGGCGATCGTGCGTTGCAATTGTTTGCTCAGGAATTGGCGGCGACGTTTGCAGGGAAAGGATTGGCCGTGCGCTTGGGCGGCGATGAATTCTTGGTTTTGCTTCAAGAGGAGCGGCAGGAAGTTCTGCAGCAGTATATAGCGAAGCTGAAGGAGAGGCTTGATGCGCGCATCAAGGAGTTTCAGCTTCCGTACGCCATTCATTTTAGTTATGGACTGACTACACTTGATGAGGGCTATCGCAGTGTACGGGAAATGGTCGAACATAGCGATGCGCTTATGTATGAAAAAAAACAAGGCAAAGCTGGCAGGCCGAGAAAAAGACCACTGTAA
- a CDS encoding glycosyl hydrolase family 18 protein, whose protein sequence is MYHWFSGIFIFLALLLSWGGSPVSASTQPPLTLAWDHVKSLSETSETAPVREGLQVLSPTWFSLADATGSIHSKGSAGYVTSAHQKGCQVWALFDNGFDANRTRQFLASVPAQDKAIQQLSRYASQYQLNGINIDFENVADEDRDRFTQFIRNLTMTLKKQNLIISIDVTVPNETPSWSHCYDRKELAAIVDYVMVMTYDEQWATSTPGAPVASLPWVEKNLQKTLQEVPANKLFLGVPFYTKRWEHAEEQGKAAYKGKTFFMEDVNAVIQKQKVSPQWHSDYGLSYLEYEEDGKNYHIWVESKDSLALKTALIHTYQLAGVACWRLGFETPNIWPLLP, encoded by the coding sequence ATGTACCATTGGTTTTCTGGTATTTTCATTTTCTTAGCGCTACTGCTTTCTTGGGGAGGATCGCCTGTCTCAGCCTCGACACAGCCGCCGTTAACACTTGCCTGGGACCATGTGAAAAGTCTTTCTGAAACTTCGGAAACGGCACCGGTACGAGAAGGTTTGCAGGTTTTATCCCCTACCTGGTTTTCTCTCGCGGACGCTACTGGTTCCATTCATTCTAAAGGCAGCGCTGGCTATGTTACCTCCGCTCATCAAAAAGGCTGCCAAGTTTGGGCGTTATTTGATAACGGGTTTGACGCAAACCGGACCCGTCAGTTTCTTGCTTCGGTCCCTGCGCAGGACAAAGCCATTCAGCAACTAAGCCGCTATGCCTCCCAATACCAACTTAACGGCATCAACATTGACTTTGAAAATGTAGCCGACGAAGACCGCGACCGCTTTACTCAGTTTATCCGCAACCTCACTATGACGTTGAAGAAGCAAAACCTTATTATCTCTATTGATGTGACGGTCCCGAATGAAACTCCCTCTTGGTCTCATTGCTATGACCGCAAGGAGTTAGCTGCGATTGTTGATTATGTTATGGTCATGACCTACGATGAGCAGTGGGCCACCAGCACCCCTGGCGCGCCTGTAGCCTCGCTCCCCTGGGTAGAAAAAAATCTGCAAAAAACCTTGCAAGAAGTGCCGGCAAATAAATTGTTCCTCGGCGTCCCTTTTTATACAAAACGTTGGGAGCACGCCGAGGAACAAGGCAAAGCGGCCTATAAAGGAAAAACTTTTTTTATGGAGGATGTAAATGCAGTAATACAGAAACAAAAGGTTTCTCCGCAATGGCATTCCGACTACGGTCTGTCCTACTTAGAGTATGAAGAAGACGGCAAAAACTATCATATTTGGGTTGAAAGTAAAGACTCTCTGGCCTTGAAAACCGCATTGATTCATACCTACCAGTTAGCCGGAGTAGCCTGCTGGCGTTTAGGTTTTGAAACGCCAAATATTTGGCCTTTACTGCCATAA
- a CDS encoding macro domain-containing protein → MHTINLPRKKALQIKQGNITVETTDAIVNPANSCLRHGGGAALAIARAGGPIIQKQSQEVIKKIGSLPVSHAVITDGGLLPAKFVIHAVGPQWGEGDEERKLRQTVENVLFLGHLYNLRSISMPAISSGIFGFPKDRCAQILLQTAIDFFLRLDTPLESVTFCNYDAETCQHFIQAASAAKLIDS, encoded by the coding sequence ATGCATACAATAAATCTTCCCCGTAAAAAAGCACTGCAAATTAAGCAAGGCAACATTACCGTCGAAACGACTGATGCCATTGTCAATCCAGCCAACAGCTGTTTGCGGCACGGCGGCGGTGCAGCCTTAGCCATCGCGCGAGCTGGAGGCCCTATCATTCAAAAACAAAGTCAAGAAGTCATCAAAAAAATTGGCTCTCTTCCTGTCAGCCACGCGGTCATCACTGACGGCGGTTTGCTGCCTGCTAAATTCGTCATCCACGCAGTCGGCCCGCAGTGGGGTGAAGGCGATGAGGAACGCAAGCTGCGACAAACGGTTGAAAATGTTCTTTTTTTAGGGCATCTTTACAATCTGCGCAGCATCTCTATGCCAGCCATTAGCTCTGGCATCTTCGGCTTTCCTAAAGACCGTTGCGCACAAATCCTCTTGCAAACAGCCATTGATTTCTTTCTTCGCCTTGATACGCCTTTAGAAAGCGTCACTTTTTGCAACTATGACGCAGAAACCTGTCAACATTTCATACAGGCTGCCAGCGCCGCAAAGCTTATTGATTCATAG
- the modA gene encoding molybdate ABC transporter substrate-binding protein: MKKASWLGMAGVFFCLLLLAGCGGTQPKAAAPAELNVSAAVSMKDALEEIQQQYQTKNPNVKLVFNLGASGSLQKQIEQGAPADLFISAAPKQMDDLQAKGLLQQQTRKNLLENKLVLIVPQNSQLTIKNFEELAEPAVKRLAVGEPQVVPAGQYAQQVLKKLNLWEKLEERMVLAKDVRTVLTYVESGNVDAGIVYKTDAAVSTKIKIIATAAAGSHQPIIYPAAILANAKQPKEAESFLQYLLSPEAAKVFEKYGFTMGK, translated from the coding sequence ATGAAAAAAGCAAGTTGGTTAGGGATGGCAGGGGTATTTTTTTGCTTGCTGCTATTGGCTGGCTGCGGAGGAACGCAGCCCAAAGCGGCGGCGCCTGCAGAGCTGAACGTATCTGCGGCGGTAAGCATGAAAGACGCACTGGAAGAAATTCAACAGCAGTACCAAACAAAGAATCCAAATGTAAAACTGGTTTTTAATCTGGGCGCCTCCGGTTCGCTGCAAAAACAAATCGAGCAAGGCGCGCCGGCGGATCTCTTCATTTCGGCAGCTCCTAAACAAATGGATGATTTGCAGGCTAAGGGACTGTTGCAACAGCAAACACGGAAGAATTTGCTGGAAAATAAGCTGGTGCTGATTGTGCCGCAAAACTCGCAGCTAACTATTAAAAACTTTGAGGAATTGGCAGAGCCTGCTGTTAAGCGCTTGGCCGTAGGCGAGCCGCAAGTAGTGCCAGCGGGACAGTATGCGCAGCAGGTGTTGAAGAAGCTGAACCTATGGGAGAAATTAGAAGAGCGGATGGTGTTGGCTAAAGACGTACGCACGGTATTAACCTATGTGGAGAGCGGCAATGTGGACGCAGGCATAGTGTACAAGACCGATGCGGCGGTAAGCACGAAGATCAAAATTATTGCTACCGCTGCCGCAGGAAGCCACCAGCCTATTATTTATCCGGCGGCTATCCTTGCAAACGCTAAACAGCCCAAGGAAGCGGAATCTTTCTTGCAATATCTTTTAAGTCCGGAAGCTGCTAAGGTATTTGAAAAATACGGCTTTACTATGGGTAAGTAA
- a CDS encoding amino acid ABC transporter substrate-binding protein, producing the protein MKRIISVVLLLVMAGVLFAGCGSTTKTEPAKKKIVIGLDDNFPPMGFKDEKNNIVGFDIDMAKEAAKRLGIEVEFKGIDWSSKEAELNSKRIDALWNGMNITEERKKNVLFSDPYMESKQLIFVMANSPIKSAADLNGKVVGVQQSSIGEEVVTKDEKLKATLKDFKKYPDCVAAFMDLKTGRLDAVVTDEILGRYYMSKEAGAYVAIEQPLGEVGVYGVGFRKDDKELRDKVQSVLNEMKKDGTSAKISQKWFGADIVK; encoded by the coding sequence ATGAAACGAATTATTTCTGTAGTGTTGTTGCTGGTGATGGCAGGGGTATTGTTTGCCGGTTGTGGCAGCACAACTAAAACGGAGCCTGCTAAGAAAAAGATTGTCATTGGTTTAGATGACAATTTTCCGCCGATGGGTTTCAAAGATGAAAAGAACAATATTGTTGGCTTTGATATTGATATGGCCAAAGAAGCGGCGAAACGCCTGGGCATCGAAGTAGAATTCAAGGGTATCGACTGGAGCAGTAAAGAAGCTGAGCTGAACAGCAAGCGTATTGATGCGCTCTGGAACGGCATGAATATCACAGAGGAACGTAAGAAAAACGTGCTTTTCAGCGATCCTTACATGGAAAGCAAGCAATTGATCTTTGTAATGGCTAATTCTCCGATTAAAAGCGCCGCTGATTTGAATGGCAAGGTGGTTGGCGTGCAGCAGTCCAGTATTGGTGAAGAAGTGGTTACTAAAGATGAAAAGTTAAAAGCGACTTTGAAAGATTTCAAAAAATATCCGGACTGTGTAGCCGCCTTTATGGATCTGAAAACGGGTCGTTTGGATGCGGTTGTAACTGATGAAATTCTTGGACGTTATTACATGTCCAAAGAAGCTGGGGCCTATGTTGCTATTGAGCAGCCCTTGGGAGAAGTTGGTGTTTATGGCGTGGGCTTCCGTAAAGATGACAAAGAACTGCGCGACAAAGTGCAGAGCGTACTGAATGAAATGAAAAAAGACGGAACTTCAGCGAAAATTTCGCAAAAATGGTTCGGTGCGGATATCGTAAAATAA
- a CDS encoding hemolysin III family protein, translating into MEERVNALTHGVGAALAAAGLVFLVVSAYVYGGLWHVVSFSIYGASLVLLYLASTLYHSFQNEKRKHRLRIFDHAAIYLLIAGTYTPFALVVLHGLLGWTIFSIVWGLAAVGIVFQLFFVNRFKKTATICYLFMGWLIVFFLQPLAAALAPEGMFWLALGGVLYTVGAVFYLFKRMPYNHAVWHVFVMGGSAAHFVAVAQYVLPIAVAP; encoded by the coding sequence GTGGAAGAACGCGTGAATGCGCTTACCCATGGCGTGGGTGCGGCGTTAGCTGCGGCTGGGTTGGTGTTTTTAGTGGTATCAGCCTATGTGTACGGAGGATTGTGGCATGTAGTCAGCTTCAGCATTTATGGAGCGTCTCTTGTTTTGTTGTATTTGGCGTCTACGCTGTATCACAGCTTTCAGAATGAAAAGCGAAAGCATCGCCTGCGTATTTTTGATCATGCGGCGATTTATCTGTTGATTGCCGGTACATACACGCCTTTTGCGCTGGTGGTGCTGCATGGTTTGCTTGGCTGGACCATTTTTAGCATCGTCTGGGGCTTGGCGGCGGTAGGTATCGTTTTTCAGCTCTTTTTTGTCAATCGTTTTAAAAAGACGGCTACCATTTGTTATTTGTTTATGGGCTGGTTGATCGTCTTCTTTTTACAGCCCTTGGCCGCGGCTTTGGCGCCGGAAGGCATGTTCTGGCTGGCTCTTGGCGGCGTGCTTTATACCGTGGGGGCTGTGTTTTATCTTTTCAAACGAATGCCTTACAATCACGCGGTTTGGCATGTGTTTGTCATGGGAGGCAGCGCTGCTCACTTTGTGGCGGTAGCGCAATATGTGCTGCCTATTGCTGTTGCCCCTTGA